A DNA window from Parafrankia discariae contains the following coding sequences:
- a CDS encoding PP2C family protein-serine/threonine phosphatase, which produces MSGSESLAVRPPVAGTEGVEGVSWAVLLVEDDDTDAFLVSELLDEVAAPLRLTRVRTVAEAILHTRKAACVLLDLGLPDSEGLSALRRLLAVERGAPVVVLTGLVDEYRGAEAVAAGAQDYLVKGQVDGRDLVRAVRYAIERERADTAALALRESELQAEEKARLERGLLPRPLVDDPTLDHRARYRPGHRQALLGGDFYDMVSTSDGTVHVLLGDVCGHGPDEAALGVSLRIAWRTLVLAGVPDADRLGFLQQVLVSERERDEIFATVCELAIAPDRRSLRMTLAGHPPPALLFPRIAALRGDVVVPALGILDEVVSDEVTIELGERWALLLATDGLLEGRDGEGGEPLGWEGVLPEVARLWPERGPDGLLDDLIDRVEERNGGPLTDDVALLLLIRGQVP; this is translated from the coding sequence GTGTCCGGAAGCGAGAGCCTTGCCGTGCGGCCGCCGGTGGCCGGTACGGAGGGCGTGGAAGGTGTGAGCTGGGCGGTCCTGCTGGTCGAGGATGACGACACCGATGCGTTCCTGGTGTCCGAGCTCCTCGACGAGGTGGCCGCCCCGCTCAGGCTCACCCGGGTGCGGACGGTCGCCGAGGCGATCCTCCACACCCGGAAGGCCGCGTGCGTCCTGCTGGACCTCGGGCTGCCGGACAGCGAGGGCCTGTCGGCCCTGCGCCGGCTGCTCGCCGTCGAGCGGGGCGCGCCGGTCGTCGTCCTCACCGGCCTGGTGGACGAGTACCGCGGGGCCGAGGCCGTCGCGGCCGGCGCCCAGGACTACCTGGTCAAGGGCCAGGTGGACGGGCGCGACCTGGTGCGCGCCGTCCGGTACGCCATCGAGCGGGAGCGGGCGGACACCGCGGCGCTCGCACTGCGCGAGTCGGAGCTGCAGGCCGAGGAGAAGGCACGCCTGGAGCGGGGGCTGCTCCCCAGGCCACTGGTGGACGACCCGACGCTGGACCACCGGGCCCGCTACCGGCCCGGTCACCGGCAGGCCCTGCTCGGCGGCGACTTCTACGACATGGTGTCGACGTCGGACGGCACGGTCCACGTCCTGCTCGGCGACGTCTGCGGCCACGGGCCGGACGAGGCCGCGCTCGGGGTGAGCCTGCGCATCGCCTGGCGCACCCTGGTGCTGGCCGGCGTGCCGGACGCCGACCGGCTGGGCTTCCTGCAACAGGTCCTGGTCAGCGAGCGGGAACGGGACGAGATCTTCGCGACGGTCTGCGAGCTGGCGATCGCGCCGGACCGGCGCAGCCTGCGGATGACCCTCGCCGGGCATCCGCCGCCCGCACTGCTGTTCCCGCGGATCGCCGCGCTGCGCGGTGACGTGGTCGTGCCGGCGCTGGGCATCCTCGACGAGGTGGTGAGTGACGAGGTGACCATCGAGCTCGGCGAGCGCTGGGCGCTGCTGCTGGCGACGGACGGCCTGCTGGAGGGTCGCGACGGCGAGGGCGGGGAACCGCTGGGCTGGGAGGGCGTGCTGCCCGAGGTGGCCCGGCTGTGGCCCGAGCGCGGGCCGGACGGCCTGCTCGACGACCTGATCGACCGCGTGGAGGAACGCAACGGCGGCCCGCTGACCGACGACGTGGCGCTGCTGCTGCTCATCCGGGGGCAGGTCCCGTGA
- a CDS encoding NUDIX hydrolase has protein sequence MPVLRRAARVVLFDPADAFLLIRSHDPDLPDGPTWWHVPGGGLDPGEEPAQAAAREIREEVGVTVADLGPCVATRTAYFTFLGVDYRQEESFFVARLPHRVDVDDAAWSAVERRATLGWHWWTLPELRTTPDTVYPPALAPFLTTWLTTGPPATPHSLT, from the coding sequence ATGCCCGTCCTCCGCCGTGCCGCCCGGGTCGTCCTGTTCGATCCCGCCGACGCCTTCCTGCTCATCCGGTCGCACGACCCGGATCTTCCCGACGGGCCCACCTGGTGGCATGTGCCGGGCGGTGGCCTCGACCCGGGGGAGGAACCGGCGCAGGCCGCCGCGCGGGAGATTCGGGAGGAGGTCGGGGTGACCGTCGCCGACCTCGGGCCCTGCGTCGCCACCCGGACGGCCTACTTCACCTTCCTCGGCGTGGACTACCGGCAGGAGGAGTCCTTCTTCGTGGCGCGCCTGCCGCACCGGGTCGACGTCGACGACGCGGCGTGGAGCGCCGTGGAGCGCCGGGCCACCCTCGGCTGGCACTGGTGGACCCTGCCGGAGCTGCGAACCACCCCCGACACCGTCTACCCGCCCGCCCTGGCCCCGTTCCTCACCACCTGGCTGACCACCGGCCCCCCGGCCACCCCCCACTCCCTCACCTGA
- a CDS encoding response regulator, protein MTEPVVPVEVLLVEDDPGDVLMTREAFEDHKLKNNLNVVSDGVEALAYLRGEEPYTNAPRPDLILLDLNLPRRDGRQVLAEVKADERLRRIPIVVLTTSEAEEDVLRSYDLHANAYITKPVDFERFVAVVRQIDDFFITVARLPAQ, encoded by the coding sequence GTGACCGAACCCGTTGTCCCGGTCGAGGTCCTGCTGGTCGAGGACGACCCCGGCGACGTGCTGATGACCCGCGAGGCGTTCGAGGACCACAAGCTCAAGAACAACCTCAACGTGGTCAGCGACGGCGTCGAGGCGCTGGCCTACCTGCGTGGGGAGGAGCCGTACACCAACGCGCCGCGGCCCGACCTGATCCTGCTCGACCTGAACCTGCCCCGCCGCGACGGGCGGCAGGTGCTGGCCGAGGTGAAGGCGGACGAGCGGCTGCGGCGCATCCCCATCGTCGTGCTGACCACCTCGGAGGCCGAGGAGGACGTGCTGCGCAGCTACGACCTGCACGCCAACGCCTACATCACCAAGCCCGTCGACTTCGAGCGGTTCGTGGCGGTCGTGCGCCAGATCGACGACTTCTTCATCACCGTCGCCCGGCTGCCCGCGCAGTAG
- a CDS encoding sensor histidine kinase, with amino-acid sequence MRGWRLRRRLAAVYIALSMVLLLAAGIVAWSLVRLDDAIHVRSDVLAPTQTATAQLTSSLIDQETGMRGYLLQGDPAFLSPYDTGRQSEARLSSTLADRVAGRPEFERLLGVLQARIADWHRDYADPSIAAVRRGGTESAGILDPVLGKSRFDAVRAAAANFDDAVRVAALAARDDVTDALRTLIISLVVAAVALIVLLGLIFRALRVWVTRPLEAVGSDVREVAAGRLEHEVESVGPPDIVTLALDVESMRLQLIGELEAARRARLSTEAQAEILRRSNRDLEQFAYVASHDLQEPLRKVASFCQLLSRRYGDQLDERGTQYIHFAVDGAKRMQQLINDLLAFSRVGRTTDSFADVPLNEVFERVRGTLSLALESSGGEVTAGDLPTVPGDPVLLAQLLQNLIGNALKFRGDEAPRVRIGAIDRDGEWELSCADNGIGIEPEYAEKIFVIFQRLHARDVYEGTGIGLALCRKIVEFHGGRIWLDGTVEYGTTFRWTLPKRPAMVLPADLGANGAPPLTAADAVSPAGPASPVSAAAAAAGAGPVVVPVPPKSGGPS; translated from the coding sequence ATGCGCGGCTGGCGGCTGCGCCGGCGGCTCGCCGCGGTGTACATCGCGCTGTCGATGGTGCTGCTGCTGGCCGCCGGGATCGTCGCCTGGTCGCTGGTCCGGCTGGACGACGCCATCCACGTGCGCAGCGACGTGCTGGCACCCACGCAGACGGCCACGGCCCAGCTGACCTCCAGCCTGATCGACCAGGAGACCGGCATGCGCGGGTACCTCCTGCAGGGCGACCCCGCCTTCCTGTCCCCGTACGACACCGGACGGCAGTCCGAGGCGAGGCTGAGCTCCACCCTCGCCGACCGGGTGGCCGGCCGCCCGGAGTTCGAGCGGCTGCTCGGGGTGCTCCAGGCGCGGATCGCGGACTGGCACCGCGACTACGCCGATCCGTCGATCGCCGCGGTCCGCCGGGGGGGCACCGAGTCGGCCGGGATCCTCGACCCCGTCCTCGGCAAGTCGCGGTTCGACGCCGTGCGCGCCGCGGCCGCGAACTTCGACGACGCCGTCCGGGTGGCCGCGCTGGCGGCCCGCGACGACGTCACCGACGCGCTGCGAACGCTCATCATCTCGCTCGTCGTGGCCGCGGTCGCGCTCATCGTGCTGCTGGGGCTCATCTTCCGGGCGCTGCGGGTGTGGGTGACCCGGCCGCTAGAGGCCGTCGGTTCGGACGTCCGCGAGGTCGCCGCCGGGCGCCTGGAGCACGAGGTCGAGTCGGTGGGGCCCCCCGACATCGTCACCCTGGCCTTGGACGTCGAATCGATGCGTCTGCAGCTCATCGGTGAGCTCGAGGCGGCGCGCCGGGCCCGGCTGTCCACCGAGGCGCAGGCGGAGATCCTGCGCCGCTCCAACCGTGACCTGGAACAGTTCGCCTACGTCGCCTCGCACGACCTGCAGGAGCCGCTGCGCAAGGTGGCGAGCTTCTGCCAGCTGCTCTCCCGGCGCTACGGCGACCAGCTCGACGAGCGCGGAACCCAGTACATCCACTTCGCCGTGGACGGCGCGAAGCGCATGCAGCAGCTCATCAACGACCTGCTCGCCTTCTCCAGGGTCGGCCGCACCACCGACAGCTTCGCCGACGTCCCCCTGAACGAGGTCTTCGAACGGGTGCGCGGGACGCTGTCGCTGGCCCTGGAGAGCTCCGGGGGCGAGGTGACCGCGGGTGATCTCCCGACGGTGCCGGGTGACCCCGTCCTGCTCGCCCAGCTCCTGCAGAACCTGATCGGCAACGCGCTGAAGTTCCGCGGCGACGAGGCCCCACGGGTGCGGATCGGGGCGATCGACCGGGACGGCGAGTGGGAGCTGTCCTGCGCGGACAACGGCATCGGCATCGAGCCGGAGTACGCGGAGAAGATCTTCGTGATCTTCCAACGCCTGCACGCCCGGGACGTCTACGAGGGCACCGGCATCGGCCTGGCGCTGTGCCGCAAGATCGTCGAGTTCCACGGTGGCCGGATCTGGCTCGACGGTACGGTGGAGTACGGGACCACCTTCCGCTGGACGCTCCCGAAGCGCCCGGCCATGGTCCTGCCCGCCGACCTCGGGGCGAACGGCGCACCGCCGCTCACGGCCGCCGACGCCGTCAGCCCCGCCGGTCCTGCCAGCCCGGTCAGCGCCGCCGCTGCCGCCGCGGGTGCCGGTCCCGTCGTGGTCCCCGTCCCGCCGAAGTCAGGAGGTCCGTCGTGA
- a CDS encoding TIGR03085 family metal-binding protein codes for MAAGRARARREKLADLLREFGPASPTLCEGWTAHDLAAHLVTRERVPWAAPGLVVGALHRVTERAERATMRSHTFPELVEMFRAGPPWWHPTRFAVVDDAANAIEFYVHTEDLLRAAPGSAAGSAAVGGLAGARAGSGGAGGSGGPGAPAGGAGLGLKPGDDVIADREALWGALRLVGLAGFRHSAVGVVAERTDTPGRLTLRRREPVVEIVGPPEELLLFAFGRRGAAQVELRGDPEAVKALAGAPAGL; via the coding sequence ATGGCTGCTGGGCGGGCAAGGGCACGACGGGAGAAGCTGGCCGATCTCCTTCGCGAGTTCGGGCCGGCGAGCCCCACACTGTGCGAGGGCTGGACGGCGCACGACCTCGCCGCGCACCTGGTCACCCGGGAGCGCGTGCCGTGGGCGGCGCCCGGTCTGGTCGTCGGCGCGCTGCACCGTGTCACCGAACGCGCCGAGCGCGCGACGATGCGCTCGCACACCTTCCCCGAGCTGGTGGAGATGTTCCGGGCGGGGCCACCGTGGTGGCACCCGACCCGGTTCGCCGTCGTCGACGACGCCGCCAACGCGATCGAGTTCTACGTCCACACCGAGGACCTGCTCCGGGCCGCGCCCGGGTCGGCCGCCGGGAGCGCGGCGGTCGGCGGTCTCGCGGGCGCTCGGGCGGGTTCGGGCGGTGCCGGCGGCTCCGGTGGTCCGGGTGCTCCGGCGGGCGGTGCCGGGCTCGGGCTGAAGCCGGGTGACGACGTGATCGCCGACCGGGAGGCGCTGTGGGGCGCGCTCCGGCTGGTCGGCCTCGCCGGCTTCCGACACAGCGCGGTCGGGGTGGTGGCCGAGCGCACCGACACCCCGGGGCGGCTGACCCTGCGGCGCCGCGAACCGGTGGTCGAGATCGTGGGACCCCCCGAGGAGCTTCTGCTGTTCGCCTTCGGCCGGCGCGGGGCGGCTCAGGTCGAGCTGCGCGGCGACCCGGAGGCGGTCAAGGCGCTGGCCGGGGCCCCCGCCGGCCTCTGA